A region of Syntrophales bacterium DNA encodes the following proteins:
- a CDS encoding cytochrome c3 family protein, which produces MEKKEKMIASIIMVVMLVVGFAGYAMVEKKSEMPVRLLYKTTAGKAFFDHKTHSTDYEIGCTDCHHNYEEGGGEMPPPCIECHYKDADVSPRPEAFHSQCIDCHKKQSGPVKCGECHFM; this is translated from the coding sequence ATGGAAAAGAAAGAAAAGATGATAGCATCTATCATTATGGTGGTCATGCTTGTAGTAGGTTTTGCCGGTTATGCTATGGTAGAAAAGAAATCTGAGATGCCGGTAAGGCTTTTATACAAGACAACTGCTGGAAAAGCCTTTTTTGACCACAAGACCCATTCAACCGACTATGAGATTGGCTGTACTGACTGTCACCACAACTATGAAGAAGGAGGAGGAGAGATGCCGCCACCCTGTATTGAATGCCATTATAAGGATGCAGATGTATCTCCCAGGCCGGAAGCATTTCATAGTCAATGTATTGATTGTCACAAGAAACAGAGCGGCCCGGTCAAGTGTGGAGAATGTCATTTCATGTAA
- a CDS encoding VCBS repeat-containing protein gives MKRILGVFLCLFLIISMSGQAQATKETTKKETTKEIKKVAILPFSVHSSENIDYVRAGIWDMLFSRIAVSGKIDVVNKDSTLKALKEAGKKDLAQSDVYALGKKMNVDFIVWGSITKIGNSVSLDGKLVDIASYKSSVGVFAQCKGMDEVIPKIDDFAKRIDYHILGLVPSTFGLPPAPQVMPQQQAGQFPRESEIISRMKGGQGTYTSAINPDFINAAQPMQRRGFWMSPKYAAEFKGMDIGDVNNDGLNEIVVIDNYNIMIYQKKEKDFKLIQKIAGKSYDNYLSIDVADINKNGVPEIIVTSINRNLLGSFVLEFKDGKFKKIASDLRWFLRVIDVSDSPILLGQKMNVDNPFGNPIYNIVWKSSEYREGKKMKIPEGLSVYGLTIDNLGISKKERIIALNEYDHLCIFEKTDKPMSKIAVMTGSDEFLWKSDDVFGGSNNAFEIFEQQKAGDATEKDLTFVKVRILTYDINKDGKKEIIVVKNLSSVGRIFKNLKVFTSSEIYDLEWDGLGLLENWKTRKINGYVADYQFKDIDNDGQNEIVLALNLTVGGMKTRKSVLVAYDLNIQSQ, from the coding sequence ATGAAAAGAATCCTCGGGGTGTTCCTTTGCCTTTTCCTAATCATATCAATGTCCGGCCAGGCACAGGCGACAAAAGAAACAACAAAAAAGGAAACAACAAAAGAGATAAAAAAGGTGGCTATACTCCCCTTTTCGGTGCACAGCTCTGAAAATATAGACTATGTGCGAGCTGGTATATGGGATATGCTCTTTTCGCGAATTGCCGTAAGCGGCAAGATAGATGTCGTAAACAAGGACTCAACCCTTAAGGCGCTAAAGGAGGCGGGAAAGAAGGACCTCGCCCAATCCGATGTTTATGCCCTTGGCAAGAAGATGAATGTCGATTTTATTGTGTGGGGCAGCATCACAAAAATAGGTAACAGCGTAAGCCTGGATGGAAAGCTTGTTGATATCGCTTCATATAAGTCTTCGGTAGGTGTATTCGCCCAGTGCAAGGGCATGGATGAGGTAATACCAAAGATAGACGACTTTGCAAAGAGGATAGATTATCATATCCTTGGACTCGTCCCATCAACATTTGGTCTTCCGCCTGCTCCTCAGGTTATGCCTCAGCAACAGGCAGGGCAGTTCCCCCGTGAGTCTGAAATTATATCGAGAATGAAGGGGGGGCAAGGCACATACACCTCGGCAATCAATCCCGATTTTATAAACGCTGCCCAACCTATGCAGAGAAGAGGTTTCTGGATGAGTCCGAAGTATGCGGCAGAATTTAAGGGAATGGATATCGGAGATGTGAATAACGATGGTTTGAATGAGATTGTGGTTATCGATAATTACAACATCATGATATACCAGAAGAAAGAAAAAGACTTTAAATTGATCCAGAAAATTGCCGGAAAAAGTTATGACAATTACCTTTCCATTGATGTAGCTGACATTAATAAAAATGGTGTCCCCGAAATAATAGTAACAAGTATAAACCGCAATCTCCTGGGCTCATTTGTTCTTGAGTTTAAGGATGGAAAATTCAAAAAAATAGCATCCGATTTAAGATGGTTTCTGAGGGTAATTGATGTTTCAGATTCTCCTATATTGTTAGGTCAAAAGATGAATGTTGACAACCCGTTTGGCAACCCTATTTATAATATTGTATGGAAAAGTAGTGAATACAGGGAGGGGAAGAAGATGAAGATCCCCGAGGGACTCTCTGTCTATGGTCTGACCATCGATAATCTGGGAATAAGCAAGAAGGAGAGAATCATAGCACTGAACGAGTATGACCACCTCTGTATTTTTGAAAAGACAGACAAACCCATGTCCAAGATCGCTGTTATGACCGGAAGCGATGAATTCCTCTGGAAAAGCGATGATGTTTTCGGAGGAAGCAATAATGCTTTCGAGATTTTCGAGCAGCAGAAAGCTGGCGATGCAACTGAGAAAGACCTAACGTTTGTTAAAGTAAGAATACTCACATATGACATTAACAAAGATGGGAAAAAAGAGATCATCGTTGTGAAAAATTTGTCTTCGGTGGGAAGGATATTCAAGAACCTGAAGGTCTTCACATCCAGTGAGATATACGATCTTGAATGGGATGGTCTCGGCCTGCTGGAAAACTGGAAAACGAGAAAGATCAATGGATATGTAGCTGATTATCAGTTCAAGGACATTGACAACGATGGTCAAAATGAAATAGTCCTGGCACTCAATCTGACTGTCGGCGGCATGAAAACCAGAAAAAGTGTTCTGGTTGCCTACGACCTGAACATTCAATCACAGTAA
- a CDS encoding HAD family hydrolase, whose product MINNHIEAVVFDFDGTLAKLNIDFSFMRKAVLDLTAAYNVPVDGLSKLFVLEMVEAGRKLISMHNPGKGADYVQKANKLISNIEIEAAKKGELLDGIRRMLGDLNARNIKAGVVTRNCQEAVREIFPDIDSFCKAVITREFVSNVKPHSEHLRVTLEKLGAAPEHSVMVGDHPMDISIGKKMGTYTVGVLTGYSGADVLREAGADFIMESAAEITDYLS is encoded by the coding sequence ATGATAAACAATCACATAGAAGCGGTCGTTTTTGACTTTGACGGCACGTTGGCGAAACTTAACATAGATTTTTCCTTCATGCGTAAAGCCGTTCTGGATCTCACTGCTGCCTACAATGTTCCTGTGGATGGCCTGAGCAAACTCTTTGTACTGGAAATGGTTGAGGCTGGACGTAAATTGATTTCCATGCACAATCCGGGGAAGGGGGCTGATTATGTTCAAAAGGCGAATAAACTGATAAGTAATATTGAAATTGAAGCAGCAAAAAAGGGGGAGCTCCTTGATGGCATAAGACGGATGTTGGGTGATTTGAATGCCCGTAATATAAAGGCTGGTGTAGTAACCAGAAACTGCCAGGAAGCTGTAAGAGAGATTTTCCCCGATATAGATTCCTTTTGCAAGGCAGTTATTACGAGAGAATTTGTCAGCAATGTAAAACCGCACTCGGAACACCTCAGAGTAACCCTTGAAAAACTTGGCGCGGCGCCGGAACATTCCGTCATGGTTGGCGATCATCCTATGGATATAAGCATTGGAAAGAAAATGGGAACATATACCGTGGGTGTTCTTACAGGATATTCCGGAGCTGATGTCCTGCGTGAAGCGGGGGCAGATTTCATAATGGAGAGTGCAGCGGAAATAACAGACTACTTATCGTAA
- a CDS encoding helical backbone metal receptor, with product MRHIRFLLSAVLFVLILGCVCFTGDIQTADRHDDKNQTNIAITVTDGLGREVTVHALPQRIISTVPSNTEILYDLGLKDKVVAVTSHCIKTCDTSGKSVIGGWSKPEIAEKIAELKPDLVLAFGGLQTPLAREMEKRNITTFVFFPETVDETLAQVISVGKITGTSVTAEKVVAGCRSRLKKIDEIIASIPVEKRLKCLRLMSTRAMVIGGKSFQNDMVKRAGGINVFEYIDDDYPTVSLDDVRAKDPDMIIFNRPDEKEAVEWFLKQDGWRDLRAAKEGRLMSISCDHICHPNTRIDRTVEMLARRFYPEKITSNEKQ from the coding sequence TTGAGACATATTCGATTTCTTTTGAGCGCTGTACTTTTTGTGTTGATACTTGGTTGTGTTTGCTTCACGGGTGACATTCAAACGGCTGATCGTCACGATGATAAGAATCAGACAAACATTGCAATAACAGTAACGGACGGTTTGGGCAGAGAGGTGACCGTTCATGCCCTTCCGCAGAGGATCATATCGACGGTCCCTTCGAATACGGAGATACTGTATGATTTGGGGCTTAAAGACAAAGTTGTCGCGGTCACGTCACACTGCATAAAGACGTGCGACACATCGGGCAAATCCGTTATCGGAGGCTGGTCTAAACCTGAGATTGCCGAAAAAATTGCAGAATTGAAACCTGACCTGGTCCTCGCTTTCGGAGGGCTGCAGACTCCGCTGGCAAGGGAGATGGAGAAGAGAAATATAACTACGTTTGTCTTCTTCCCTGAGACCGTAGATGAAACGTTAGCGCAGGTAATATCGGTGGGAAAGATTACCGGCACTTCCGTGACGGCTGAAAAAGTGGTTGCGGGATGCCGGAGCAGATTGAAAAAAATAGATGAAATAATCGCCAGTATCCCCGTTGAGAAGAGGCTGAAGTGTCTTCGCCTTATGTCGACACGGGCGATGGTCATCGGAGGCAAATCATTTCAGAATGACATGGTAAAGAGGGCAGGGGGGATAAACGTATTCGAGTATATTGACGATGATTATCCCACGGTCAGTCTCGATGACGTCAGGGCCAAAGACCCCGACATGATTATTTTCAATCGCCCTGATGAAAAGGAAGCCGTTGAATGGTTTTTAAAGCAGGACGGATGGCGGGATTTGAGGGCCGCGAAAGAGGGAAGGCTGATGTCAATATCGTGTGATCATATCTGTCATCCCAATACCCGCATTGATAGAACCGTTGAAATGCTGGCAAGGCGGTTTTACCCTGAAAAAATTACTTCTAATGAAAAGCAATAA
- a CDS encoding TolC family protein: MAIKKYLLKTIIVFLIILFFCTAVLPAEKELPLTLEESIEIALKHSVIINAAKEGVRASESKKKGAFTGFLPKLSTSYSYKKLHEAPESKLTESPVTAGTKNNYRWELELKQPIFAGGSILANYQINMLGEDISRMEEKATILNIIQEVKEAYFNILKTERIMGVARQSVEQLKMHRDVAKNFYDVGIIPKNDLLYAEVELANGNQFLVRAENRVELARAKFNTVLRRGINAPVKIEDILCYKPFQKDAADCVKIALENRPEIKVYSMKVEQAEKQVKMTKSGFLPSLDLVGNYSRFGDDPDMKGSQYEDQENWHIMAVANWDIWEWGRTKHKVDSDLSRKNQAADELVAIEDRIALDVKSYYLFLKEAEKHIFVAKKTIEQAEENFRINEERYKERVATSTDVIDAQTLLTRAKSDYYNALSNYNIALARLERSMGVGKEIAGSRQETGDSRQQVEE; this comes from the coding sequence ATGGCAATTAAAAAATATTTGCTAAAGACCATAATCGTATTTCTGATAATCCTGTTTTTTTGTACGGCTGTGTTGCCTGCGGAAAAGGAATTGCCGCTTACGCTGGAGGAAAGCATTGAAATAGCATTGAAGCATAGTGTTATAATAAATGCAGCGAAGGAAGGGGTGAGGGCATCCGAATCGAAAAAGAAAGGGGCATTTACCGGGTTTCTGCCCAAACTGAGCACGTCATATAGCTATAAGAAATTGCATGAAGCCCCGGAGTCCAAGTTGACAGAGTCCCCTGTAACTGCCGGGACTAAGAACAATTATCGTTGGGAACTGGAACTGAAGCAGCCGATTTTTGCAGGCGGCAGCATACTGGCGAATTATCAAATTAACATGCTTGGTGAGGATATCTCCCGGATGGAGGAGAAGGCAACAATCCTGAATATCATACAGGAAGTTAAGGAGGCCTATTTTAATATACTCAAAACAGAGAGGATTATGGGTGTGGCAAGGCAGTCGGTAGAGCAGCTGAAGATGCACCGTGATGTGGCAAAAAATTTCTACGACGTGGGGATAATACCGAAAAACGATCTTCTCTATGCCGAGGTTGAACTTGCCAATGGCAATCAGTTCCTTGTAAGAGCGGAAAATAGGGTTGAACTTGCCAGAGCGAAATTCAACACGGTGCTCCGCCGGGGAATAAATGCTCCTGTCAAGATAGAAGATATACTCTGTTATAAACCTTTTCAGAAAGATGCTGCTGATTGTGTGAAAATCGCCCTTGAGAACAGACCTGAAATCAAGGTATATTCCATGAAGGTGGAACAGGCAGAAAAACAAGTCAAGATGACAAAGAGCGGTTTTCTTCCTTCCCTCGACCTGGTGGGAAACTATTCAAGGTTTGGAGATGATCCTGATATGAAGGGAAGCCAATACGAGGATCAGGAAAATTGGCATATAATGGCGGTGGCCAACTGGGATATCTGGGAATGGGGAAGGACGAAGCATAAGGTTGATTCCGACTTGAGCCGGAAAAATCAGGCCGCGGATGAACTTGTTGCTATTGAGGATCGGATAGCCCTTGATGTAAAGAGCTACTACCTTTTTTTGAAAGAAGCAGAAAAACATATATTTGTAGCCAAAAAGACGATCGAACAGGCAGAGGAAAATTTCAGGATAAATGAGGAAAGGTATAAAGAACGGGTGGCGACGTCTACAGATGTTATTGATGCTCAGACTTTACTCACAAGGGCTAAATCCGATTATTACAATGCGTTAAGCAATTATAATATTGCATTAGCCAGACTGGAGAGGTCAATGGGGGTTGGGAAGGAGATAGCAGGCAGCAGGCAGGAGACAGGAGACAGTAGGCAGCAGGTAGAAGAGTAG
- a CDS encoding deoxyribonuclease IV, protein MGNNPLLGAHISIAGGIEKSLLRGYDLGCNTIQIFTKNSRGWREKQLENLEIDNFHETKKKTGIDPIISHCSYLINLASPENETYRKSINAMLCEMERCELLEIAYLVMHPGFHKGSGELSGIEKISDSINLIHQKTAGFIVKILLEMTAGQGTSLGYKLEHIAKIIERTEEKSRIGFCLDTCHAFAAGYELRTKYSYGKIFKDIEEITGMEKLMVIHLNDSQNDCGTRVDRHEHIGRGFIGEQPFRWIMNDERLKNIPKIIETPKVGSKDRDNLQLLKNFCN, encoded by the coding sequence ATGGGAAATAACCCCCTTTTAGGAGCTCACATATCCATAGCAGGTGGAATAGAAAAGTCACTCCTGCGCGGGTATGATCTGGGATGCAATACAATACAGATATTTACAAAAAATTCACGTGGGTGGCGTGAAAAACAACTTGAAAACCTGGAAATTGATAATTTTCATGAAACTAAAAAGAAAACCGGTATCGATCCCATCATATCTCACTGCAGTTACCTTATAAATTTAGCCTCACCTGAGAATGAAACATACCGAAAGTCGATAAACGCAATGTTATGTGAAATGGAACGATGTGAATTATTGGAAATAGCATATCTTGTAATGCATCCCGGCTTTCATAAAGGATCTGGAGAGCTTTCCGGAATAGAGAAGATTTCTGACTCTATCAACCTGATCCATCAAAAGACGGCCGGCTTCATCGTTAAAATTTTATTAGAAATGACAGCCGGTCAGGGGACAAGTCTTGGTTACAAACTTGAACATATCGCTAAGATAATTGAAAGAACGGAGGAAAAATCGAGGATAGGATTCTGTCTTGACACATGCCATGCATTCGCGGCTGGTTACGAGCTGAGGACAAAATACAGTTACGGGAAAATCTTTAAAGATATAGAAGAAATCACGGGAATGGAAAAGCTTATGGTTATACATCTAAATGATTCACAGAATGATTGCGGCACAAGGGTGGACAGGCATGAGCACATTGGCCGGGGGTTCATAGGTGAACAGCCTTTCCGGTGGATTATGAATGACGAACGCCTTAAAAATATACCCAAGATTATAGAAACACCCAAGGTTGGAAGTAAGGATAGGGACAATCTGCAACTATTAAAAAATTTTTGTAATTAA
- a CDS encoding phasin family protein, which produces MFNFIKKTMLVGVGLAAVTREKIEEIIGELVKKGELSEKEGKVMVDELVEKSKKVKKDLEKKVEKIVADTLNKLNIPTREELTELKKKIQKLEKKG; this is translated from the coding sequence ATGTTTAATTTTATTAAGAAAACCATGCTGGTTGGTGTAGGTCTGGCTGCCGTGACCAGAGAAAAGATCGAAGAGATAATAGGTGAGCTTGTCAAGAAAGGAGAGCTGTCTGAGAAGGAAGGAAAGGTGATGGTTGACGAGCTCGTCGAGAAATCGAAGAAGGTCAAAAAAGACCTGGAAAAAAAGGTAGAGAAGATTGTAGCCGATACCTTGAATAAGCTGAACATACCCACCAGAGAAGAACTTACAGAGCTCAAGAAAAAGATTCAGAAGCTGGAGAAGAAGGGATAA
- a CDS encoding PGPGW domain-containing protein — MKKTLRYITGLTFIVLGIIGCFLPVLQGILFLIIGIIILSSEVPAAQKLLSILEKKYPGIFKKAKDFMKGNTDKNTTNGK; from the coding sequence GTGAAAAAGACTTTAAGGTACATTACAGGTTTGACTTTCATTGTGTTAGGGATTATAGGGTGCTTCCTCCCGGTACTTCAGGGAATACTTTTTCTGATTATAGGAATTATTATCTTGTCATCAGAAGTTCCAGCTGCTCAGAAGTTATTGTCAATACTTGAAAAGAAGTATCCCGGGATATTCAAAAAAGCGAAAGACTTCATGAAAGGTAATACGGATAAAAATACAACCAATGGGAAATAA
- a CDS encoding CoA pyrophosphatase encodes MDLSILSQKDEILNLVVEKLGRNPVDFSEKMNLIKTGKKKDDAWLAAGVLLPLFFKDDELVFQLIKRASTVPQPGDISCPGGMLNAFLDPFFRPFTAHRFSPLLREDVLKYSRRRGKLDFKNITLFLTNALRESWEEIGLNPFNVMFLGPLPCYDLKAFRRTIFPLTGYVKNKWHFRPNWEVDKVVEIPLREFFNDENYGIFSVESLIEIKKNINRVRNFPCLIYRDEVLWGATFIIIMNFLKIVFDLDLPGTHSKRVVKKVLYPDYLTGNGKTQK; translated from the coding sequence ATGGATTTATCAATACTGTCTCAAAAGGATGAAATCTTAAATCTTGTTGTAGAAAAGCTGGGCAGAAATCCGGTTGATTTTTCTGAGAAGATGAATCTCATAAAAACAGGAAAAAAAAAGGATGATGCCTGGCTTGCCGCAGGAGTACTGCTTCCGCTTTTTTTCAAAGATGATGAATTGGTGTTTCAACTTATCAAACGTGCTTCGACGGTTCCCCAGCCCGGAGACATCAGCTGTCCCGGAGGTATGCTGAACGCTTTTCTGGATCCTTTCTTCAGACCATTTACGGCTCACAGATTTTCACCGTTACTGCGTGAAGATGTGCTGAAATATAGTAGACGAAGAGGAAAGTTAGACTTCAAAAATATCACACTCTTCCTGACCAATGCCCTGAGAGAATCCTGGGAAGAGATAGGACTCAATCCCTTCAATGTTATGTTTTTAGGCCCCCTGCCTTGCTATGACCTGAAAGCTTTCAGGCGGACTATCTTTCCTCTAACAGGATATGTGAAAAATAAATGGCACTTTCGCCCCAACTGGGAGGTTGACAAGGTTGTAGAGATTCCATTAAGGGAATTCTTTAATGATGAAAACTACGGGATTTTTTCCGTTGAGTCCTTAATCGAAATCAAGAAAAATATAAACAGGGTTAGGAATTTCCCATGTTTAATATACCGGGACGAGGTACTTTGGGGGGCCACTTTCATTATTATCATGAATTTTCTAAAGATTGTCTTTGATCTTGACCTGCCGGGCACCCACTCTAAAAGAGTTGTAAAAAAGGTCCTCTATCCGGACTACCTGACCGGGAATGGAAAGACCCAAAAATGA
- a CDS encoding AarF/UbiB family protein, with protein MFVRKIGIVSRTYRHANRYRRILAVLFKYGFGDLIDRLKVGQYLEVGMQMVSRKRRERVDALTRAERVRMALEELGPTFVKMGQVLSTRPDLIPVEFIHELSKLQDEVPPFAFIEVREIIEAELKTPIEDKFEQFNETPLAAASIGQVHRARLKDGEDVIVKVKRPGIRKTIEVDLEIMLHLAVLIERHVEEWGIYRPTRIVEEFSRTLGREIDYTIEASNAERFARQFVGNSMVYVPRVFREVTTKRILTMEYVDGVKASRIDKLDREGFDRKIIASRGADLILEQVFKYGFFHADPHPGNIFILPDNVVCYIDFGMMGRVDRHAREDFSDFIYGYVRRDESKIADALLRIVQWDKEPDRRVLERDVADFVEAHLYKPLKELRIEDLLQQLLELIRRHQLQLPPDIFLVIKALAQVEGLGLVMNPDFDMTERAAPFVKRLKVERLSPKRIVGDFLDSGGELVKLLKEIPGELREILKQVRQGKTNIGFEHKGLEKFISEMDRSSNRIAFAVVVASLIVGSSLIIRSDLGPFLFGFPILGIVGFSIAGVFGIWLLISILRSGRL; from the coding sequence ATGTTTGTCCGGAAGATAGGAATTGTCTCCCGCACATATCGGCATGCCAACAGGTATCGCCGGATACTTGCCGTTTTGTTCAAGTACGGGTTTGGCGATCTGATTGACAGGCTCAAGGTGGGTCAGTATCTCGAAGTGGGCATGCAGATGGTTTCCAGAAAACGCCGTGAACGCGTGGATGCACTGACCAGAGCCGAGCGTGTGCGTATGGCTCTGGAAGAACTGGGCCCCACTTTTGTAAAGATGGGGCAGGTACTCTCTACCCGTCCGGATCTGATCCCGGTGGAATTCATACATGAGCTGTCAAAACTTCAAGACGAAGTGCCTCCTTTTGCGTTTATTGAGGTCAGGGAAATCATTGAAGCCGAATTAAAAACTCCGATAGAAGATAAGTTTGAGCAATTCAATGAAACTCCTCTGGCGGCGGCCTCCATCGGACAGGTGCATCGAGCACGGCTAAAAGACGGAGAGGATGTTATCGTAAAGGTAAAGCGTCCCGGTATCCGTAAAACCATCGAAGTGGATCTGGAGATTATGCTCCATCTGGCGGTTTTGATAGAGAGGCATGTTGAAGAGTGGGGAATATATCGTCCCACCAGGATAGTTGAAGAGTTTTCCCGTACCCTCGGTAGAGAGATCGATTATACGATTGAAGCTTCGAATGCGGAGCGGTTTGCCCGACAGTTTGTTGGTAACTCAATGGTTTATGTTCCCCGTGTTTTCAGAGAAGTAACAACCAAGCGGATACTCACCATGGAGTATGTGGATGGTGTGAAGGCATCCAGGATCGATAAATTAGACAGGGAAGGTTTCGATAGAAAAATAATAGCCTCACGGGGTGCCGATTTAATACTTGAACAGGTGTTTAAGTACGGATTTTTTCATGCCGATCCTCACCCCGGAAACATCTTTATTCTGCCGGATAATGTTGTCTGTTATATCGATTTCGGCATGATGGGACGTGTCGACCGACATGCAAGGGAAGATTTTTCCGATTTTATATATGGGTATGTCAGAAGAGACGAATCCAAAATTGCGGATGCGCTGTTGAGGATTGTGCAGTGGGATAAAGAGCCTGATCGCCGTGTCCTTGAAAGAGATGTAGCCGACTTTGTGGAAGCGCATTTATATAAACCTCTCAAGGAGTTGCGTATTGAAGACCTTCTTCAGCAATTACTTGAGTTGATCAGGCGTCATCAACTGCAGCTTCCGCCGGATATCTTCCTTGTGATTAAAGCCCTGGCTCAGGTAGAAGGGCTTGGTCTGGTAATGAACCCCGATTTTGACATGACTGAAAGGGCTGCGCCCTTTGTGAAACGTCTCAAAGTGGAGCGTCTTTCCCCCAAGCGGATCGTGGGTGATTTTTTAGATTCAGGTGGGGAGCTTGTTAAACTTTTAAAGGAGATTCCCGGAGAACTGCGGGAGATATTGAAACAGGTAAGACAGGGAAAGACAAACATCGGATTTGAACACAAGGGGCTTGAAAAATTCATATCTGAAATGGATAGATCTTCAAACCGGATCGCTTTTGCAGTAGTTGTCGCATCTCTTATCGTAGGATCATCCCTCATAATCAGATCGGATTTGGGGCCTTTTCTTTTCGGTTTCCCGATACTCGGTATCGTGGGGTTCAGCATTGCCGGTGTTTTCGGAATATGGTTGCTAATATCGATCCTCCGTTCGGGGAGGTTGTAA